From Elaeis guineensis isolate ETL-2024a chromosome 16, EG11, whole genome shotgun sequence, a single genomic window includes:
- the LOC105058925 gene encoding two-component response regulator ORR5 — translation MMSSARGGKGTSGEAERELHVLAVDDSSVDRAVIAKLLRSSKHRVTTVDSGKRALELLGLEPNVNMIITDYWMPEMTGYELLKKVKESSTLKEIPVVIMSSENVPNRINRCLEEGAEDFLLKPVRPSDVSRLCSRMMR, via the exons ATGATGTCATCGGCGAGAGGGGGCAAGGGTACGAGCGGAGAAGCGGAGCGGGAGCTCCACGTTCTGGCGGTCGACGATAGCTCCGTCGACCGAGCGGTGATCGCCAAGCTTCTCCGGAGCTCTAAACATAGAG TGACGACCGTGGACAGTGGCAAGAGAGCATTGGAGCTCTTGGGCTTG GAGCCTAATGTTAATATGATAATTACGGACTACTGGATGCCGGAGATGACAGGGTATGAGCTCCTGAAGAAGGTCAAG GAATCATCGACGCTGAAGGAAATCCCTGTGGTTATCATGTCATCCGAGAACGTACCCAATAGGATCAACAG GTGTTTGGAAGAAGGAGCAGAGGATTTTTTGCTCAAGCCTGTCCGGCCGTCGGATGTGTCTCGGCTGTGCAGTCGCATGATGAGATGA
- the LOC105058926 gene encoding LOW QUALITY PROTEIN: coatomer subunit delta-1 (The sequence of the model RefSeq protein was modified relative to this genomic sequence to represent the inferred CDS: inserted 1 base in 1 codon), with protein sequence MVVLAASIVTKSGKALVSRQFVDMSRIRIEGLLAAFPKLVGTGKQHTYVETENVRYVYQPIEALYLLLVTNKQSNILEDLETLRLLSKLVPEYSPSLDEEGICKMAFELIFAFDEAISLGHKENVTVAQVKQYCEMESHEERLHKLVMQSKINETKDVMKRRASEIDKSKIEKNRGDRGGFMSSMSGPRKLDSGFSDMSISSSGTGFGSGSGFGLSTDVDSFSSKPKGRPSASATAPPKGLGMKLGKMQRTNQFLESLKAEGEVILEDVQPSAVQSKAPLPPTDPITLTIEERLNVMIKRDGGXSNFDVQGTLSLQILNQEDGFIQFQIENQDIPGLSFKTHPNINKELFNSQHIIGLKDPNRPFPTGQNDVGLMKWRIQGMDEASLPLTVNCWPSVSGNETFVNIEYEASEMFDLRNVVISIPLPALREQPNVRQIDGEWRYDPRASTLEWSIVLIDQSNRSGSMEFVVPPADPSVFFPINIRFTAANTFSDVKVVSVMPLRSNAPPKFSQRIQMITDTYQVV encoded by the exons ATG GTGGTTCTTGCAGCATCTATCGTAACTAAGTCTGGAAAAG CACTTGTTTCAAGGCAATTTGTGGATATGTCTCGAATAAGAATAGAAGGACTCCTTGCAGCATTTCCTAAGTTGGTGGGAACAGGAAAACAACATACCTATGTTGAAACTGAGAATGTGCGCTATGTTTACCAACCAATAGAAGCTCTTTATCTGCTACTTGTGACAAACAAACAAAGTAACATTCTTGAAGACCTGGAGACTCTGAGACTACTATCCAAGCTT GTACCTGAATATTCGCCTTCCTTGGATGAGGAGGGTATTTGCAAGATGGCTTTTGAGCTGATATTTGCTTTTGATGAAGCCATCTCTCTGGGGCATAAGGAAAATGTGACAGTAGCACAGGTTAAACAATACTGTGAGATGGAGAGTCATGAAGAGAGATTACATAAGCTGGTCATGCAGAGCAAAATTAACGAAACGAAGGATGTTATGAAGCGAAGAGCAAGTGAGATTGACAAAAGCAAG ATTGAAAAGAACAGAGGTGACAGAGGAGGATTTATGTCATCCATGTCTGGTCCACGGAAACTTGACAGCGGCTTTAGTGATATGAGTATCTCCAGTAGTGGAACCGGTTTTGGAAGTGGTTCTGGATTTGGATTGAGCACTGATGTGGATTCCTTCTCTAGCAAGCCCAAAG GTCGTCCTTCTGCATCAGCTACTGCTCCTCCAAAAGGCCTTGGCATGAAGCTAGGCAAAATGCAACGTACAAATCAATTTTTAGAGTCATTAAAGGCTGAAGGAGAAGTCATTCTTGAGGATGTGCAACCAAGTGCCGTGCAGTCGAAGGCGCCTCTTCCACCGACTGATCCCATTACATTGACAATTGAAGAAAGGCTCAATGTAATGATTAAGAGGGATGGGG TTAGTAACTTTGACGTTCAAGGCACCTTGTCTCTCCAAATTCTTAACCAAGAAGATGGGTTTATTCAATTTCAG ATTGAGAACCAGGACATACCAGGCCTTAGCTTCAAAACTCATCCGAACATCAACAAAGAGTTATTTAACAGCCAGCATATTATAGGTTTGAAAGATCCAAACAGGCCCTTCCCTACTGGTCAAAATGATGTTGGTCTTATGAAATGGAGAATTCAGGGCATGGATGAGGCCTCTTTGCCATTAACTG TCAACTGCTGGCCCTCAGTTTCTGGAAATGAAACTTTTGTTAACATTGAGTATGAAGCTTCAGAAATGTTTGACTTGCGaaatgttgtgatatccatacCTCTTCCTGCACTTCGGGAGCAACCAAATGTAAGGCAGATTGATGGAGAATGGAG GTATGACCCAAGGGCTTCCACATTGGAGTGGTCTATTGTTCTTATTGACCAATCCAATCGCAG TGGATCAATGGAGTTTGTTGTGCCTCCAGCCGACCCATCAGTATTCTTCCCCATTAACATCAGATTTACTGCTGCAAACACATTTAGTGATGTGAAG GTGGTCAGCGTCATGCCGCTTAGAAGCAATGCTCCACCAAAGTTTTCACAGAGGATTCAGATGATTACAGACACCTACCAAGTGGTTTGA